Below is a genomic region from Candidatus Methylomirabilis sp..
AGAGAAATAGCGATAGCGGCCACAATCAGGAGTAAGCGGGTGGCTCTCCGTGTGTACTTGTCTATCCGTCGGTGTGGCATCTCTTACTCCACCGCAACAGCGTTCGCCCTATAGCCCAGTTCCTTTCTTAGCATAGCATATGGCCAGAGGGTTCCTCTGAAGCTTCTTACTCCAATGCGATATGGTCGTCGAACCCACCAGAAGGCGAGTGACGTTGTCAGCATCTGGAAGCCGAAGATGGGCTATGGAAGCGGATTTTTCCGGTATGCTCTTTGGGAAAAAAGACTTGACAGCCTTGGAATCGTCAGTAATATAAAAGTTAGATTGCGTGGCACGTTGCCCTTGGATGACGTAACGCGACCATGAGCGTAGGGACCCCAAGGGCGTAAGGAGGTCAGGCGACCATGAATGACCCTGAAAAGAGCTCGGCGAGGTTAAGTTCTCTTAGAAAGACTATGCGGAAGCTTTCTGAACAGCTTCCAGGGAGCGAGACAACGTATCACCGTAAACTTTCCCGGTATGAGGATGAGATCGAATCGCTCCAGACGCAAGTGAAGACCCTCGAAGAGGAGATCTATCACCTCCAACGACGACTGGACCAGACTCCAAAAGAGTTTGAGTTTCTCCGGTCCAAGCTCGACCAGTCCCGCGAACAGTTGGGCGAGGCGCATCATCAGAATCAGCGGATGGTTCAGGCCTTGCAGCAAGCGAAAGAGCAGATAGAAAGTCTTCGCGAGGAGGTGGAGAAGCTTTCCGCCCCGCCGAGCCCGTATGGAATCTTCGCGTCAATGAACCCTGACGGAACGGCAAATATCTATACGGGTGGCCGAAAGTTAAAGGTCAACCTCCATCCTTCGGTGCTGCCTGAAACGCTTCGTAAGGGCCAGGAGCTGGTCCTGAATGAGGCGTTCAATGTGATTGAGACCGCAGGCTTCGATGAACAGGGCGAGGTTGTGACCCTGAAAGACCTGCTCAATGAAGGCCGGGCTATTGTCACGCTGCGCGCCGATGAGGTGCGGGTAGTAGAACTGGCCGAGCCGCTGCGACAACTCTCCCTCAAGGCGGGTGATCATCTGCTCCTCGACCCGCGGTCCGGGCACATTCTGGAAAGGTTGCCCAAGACCGATGCCCAGGAGCTGTTCCTTGAAGAGGTTCCGAGCATCGGCTATGAGGCCATCGGTGGTCTCGGTCCCCAGATCGAGATGATCAGGGATGCCATCGAGCTGCCTCATCTGTATGTGGACTACTTCCGGGAACACCAGCTCCAGCCCCCGAAGGGGGTGTTGCTCTATGGACCGCCGGGTTGCGGCAAGACGCTGATCGCGAAGGCGGTCGCGCACTCCCTGGCAGAGCAACTGGCAAAGAAGACCGGACAGGCGGTGAAGGGCTACTTCCTGAACGTCAAGGGCCCTGAGTTGCTGAACAAGTATGTCGGCGAGACGGAGCGGCAGATCCGAGAGATCTTCGGTAGGGCCAAGGAGAAGGCCACAGAGGGATCGCCGGTGGTCATCTTCTTTGATGAAATGGACTCGCTTTTCCGGACTCGTGGCTCGGGCATCTCCTCAGATATAGAGTCCACGATCGTCCCGCAATTCCTGGCGGAACTCGATGGCGTAGAGGGGCTCAAGCACGTCATTGTTATTGGGGCCACGAACCGGCAGGAC
It encodes:
- the arc gene encoding proteasome ATPase → MNDPEKSSARLSSLRKTMRKLSEQLPGSETTYHRKLSRYEDEIESLQTQVKTLEEEIYHLQRRLDQTPKEFEFLRSKLDQSREQLGEAHHQNQRMVQALQQAKEQIESLREEVEKLSAPPSPYGIFASMNPDGTANIYTGGRKLKVNLHPSVLPETLRKGQELVLNEAFNVIETAGFDEQGEVVTLKDLLNEGRAIVTLRADEVRVVELAEPLRQLSLKAGDHLLLDPRSGHILERLPKTDAQELFLEEVPSIGYEAIGGLGPQIEMIRDAIELPHLYVDYFREHQLQPPKGVLLYGPPGCGKTLIAKAVAHSLAEQLAKKTGQAVKGYFLNVKGPELLNKYVGETERQIREIFGRAKEKATEGSPVVIFFDEMDSLFRTRGSGISSDIESTIVPQFLAELDGVEGLKHVIVIGATNRQDLIDPAVLRPGRFDVKIKIDRPDQSAAHEVFSKYLTPELPFAAAEIKAHGTPEKAAAAMIEAAIQLLYAAIPEHRFLEVTYASGQQETLYFKDFASGAMIESICTRAKKRAVKRMIATGAKGLTIEDLLDAVRTEFRENEDLPNTTNPDDWAKIAGRRSERIVNVRTVFDREEKEKKSRKVETISTGHYL